From Streptomyces chrestomyceticus JCM 4735, one genomic window encodes:
- a CDS encoding YqgE/AlgH family protein, with product MTEVSSLTGRLLVATPALADPNFDRAVVLLLDHDEEGSLGVVLNRPTPVGVGDILQPWAPLAGEPGVVFQGGPVSLDSALGVAVVPGGPETPESALVGDGPLGWRRVHGAIGLVDLEAPPELLSTVVGSLRIFAGYAGWGPGQLEDELVEGAWYVVESEPGDVSSPDPEQLWRAVLRRQRNELAMVATYPDDPSLN from the coding sequence ATGACCGAGGTGTCCTCGCTCACCGGCCGGCTGCTCGTCGCCACACCGGCGCTCGCCGACCCGAATTTCGACCGCGCGGTGGTGCTCCTGCTCGACCACGACGAGGAGGGGTCCCTCGGCGTGGTCCTCAACCGCCCGACGCCCGTGGGCGTCGGCGACATCCTCCAGCCGTGGGCGCCCCTGGCCGGCGAGCCCGGCGTGGTCTTCCAGGGCGGCCCGGTCTCACTGGACTCGGCCCTCGGCGTGGCCGTGGTGCCGGGCGGCCCCGAGACCCCGGAGAGCGCCCTGGTCGGCGACGGCCCGCTGGGCTGGCGCCGCGTACACGGCGCCATAGGGCTGGTCGACCTGGAGGCCCCGCCCGAACTGCTCTCCACGGTGGTCGGCAGCCTGCGGATCTTCGCCGGTTACGCGGGCTGGGGCCCCGGCCAGTTGGAGGACGAACTGGTCGAGGGCGCCTGGTACGTCGTCGAGTCCGAACCGGGCGACGTCTCCTCCCCGGACCCCGAACAACTCTGGCGAGCGGTCCTGCGCCGCCAGCGCAACGAACTGGCCATGGTGGCGACGTACCCGGACGATCCGTCACTGAACTGA
- a CDS encoding DUF3039 domain-containing protein gives MSTVEPERGAGTGTLVEPTPQTSHGDGDHERYAHYVQKDKIMASALDGTPVVALCGKVWVPGRDPKKYPVCPMCKEIYESMGAGGDKDKGGKDGGGKK, from the coding sequence ATGAGCACTGTTGAGCCCGAGCGTGGGGCAGGTACGGGGACCCTCGTAGAGCCGACGCCGCAGACGTCGCACGGTGACGGCGATCACGAGCGCTACGCCCACTATGTCCAGAAGGACAAGATCATGGCGAGCGCGCTCGACGGGACGCCCGTCGTCGCTCTCTGCGGCAAGGTGTGGGTGCCGGGCCGGGACCCGAAGAAGTACCCGGTCTGCCCCATGTGCAAGGAGATCTACGAGTCCATGGGCGCCGGCGGCGACAAGGACAAGGGCGGTAAGGACGGCGGCGGCAAGAAGTAG
- a CDS encoding SSI family serine proteinase inhibitor, protein MRARPVRTALLAVAALGLLPLTATPASAETQPETGGRQHIAVHEGTGPSGPLLAAAYLRCFPTGGSHPTPEASCLKLALANGDYARVPQIHRACPRIYQPVTVVAHGTWHGKTTAYQHTYANQCIANAESGDIFNLTPWSD, encoded by the coding sequence ATGCGCGCAAGACCCGTACGTACCGCCCTGCTGGCCGTCGCCGCCCTGGGCCTGCTCCCGCTCACCGCCACCCCCGCCAGCGCGGAGACCCAGCCGGAGACCGGCGGGCGCCAGCACATCGCCGTCCACGAGGGCACCGGCCCCTCCGGCCCACTCCTCGCCGCCGCCTACCTGCGGTGCTTCCCGACCGGCGGCAGCCACCCGACGCCGGAGGCGTCCTGCCTCAAGCTGGCCCTCGCCAACGGGGACTACGCCCGCGTACCGCAGATCCACCGCGCCTGCCCGAGGATCTACCAGCCGGTCACGGTCGTCGCCCACGGCACCTGGCACGGCAAGACGACCGCCTACCAGCACACCTATGCCAACCAGTGCATCGCCAACGCGGAGAGCGGCGACATCTTCAACCTCACCCCCTGGAGCGACTGA
- a CDS encoding extracellular solute-binding protein, with protein sequence MQLSARTAARAAALALALGAAVGCAPSTSGGAAKEDSKTGTLRVWLFQEVNNKPKEEVVRKAVADYEAAHKGTEVDVTYIPVDTRAQRIKAAFNDPKSAPDVIEYGNTDTAGYVKDGGLADVSQEFGAWKDAKDTDPTAKQSVTVDGKVYGAPLFVGVRALYYRTDVFKDLGLTVPTTLDEVATTARKIRAERPELYGISVGGAYTYGALPFLWAHGGELATGKGDAYTAAVDSPKAQAGIKAYADLFGDTNCPAAKCAEMGGNDSVAAFAAGKAGMTIGGDFSHQAMEDGKVKGKYAVVPLPGTTKGSIAPAFAGGNNIGVLKSSSHRTLAVDLMKSLAGKDTQRRLFDAMGFLPTYGDVRAEAKKKQPFVEPFVRTLEAGAKFVPASPAWGGIDSSLVLPTMYQEIVSGRKDVATASGDAAKKMNEAFKK encoded by the coding sequence ATGCAGCTCTCCGCCCGAACAGCCGCCCGTGCCGCGGCACTTGCCCTCGCCCTCGGCGCCGCCGTCGGCTGCGCCCCGTCCACCTCGGGCGGCGCCGCCAAGGAGGACAGCAAAACCGGCACGCTGCGGGTCTGGCTCTTCCAGGAGGTCAACAACAAGCCCAAGGAAGAAGTCGTCCGCAAGGCGGTGGCGGACTACGAGGCTGCCCACAAGGGCACCGAGGTCGACGTCACCTACATCCCCGTCGACACCCGCGCCCAGCGCATCAAGGCCGCCTTCAACGACCCCAAGAGCGCCCCCGACGTCATCGAGTACGGGAACACCGACACCGCCGGATACGTCAAGGACGGCGGACTGGCCGACGTCAGCCAGGAGTTCGGCGCCTGGAAGGACGCCAAGGACACCGACCCGACGGCCAAGCAGTCGGTGACCGTGGACGGCAAGGTCTACGGCGCGCCGCTGTTCGTCGGCGTCCGGGCGCTCTACTACCGCACCGATGTGTTCAAGGACCTGGGCCTCACGGTCCCCACGACCCTGGACGAGGTCGCCACGACCGCCCGCAAGATCCGTGCGGAGCGGCCCGAGCTGTACGGGATCTCCGTCGGCGGCGCGTACACCTACGGCGCGCTGCCCTTCCTCTGGGCGCACGGCGGCGAGCTGGCGACCGGCAAGGGCGATGCGTACACCGCCGCCGTGGACAGCCCCAAGGCGCAGGCGGGCATCAAGGCGTACGCGGACCTCTTCGGCGACACCAACTGCCCGGCCGCCAAGTGCGCCGAGATGGGCGGCAACGACTCCGTCGCCGCCTTCGCCGCCGGCAAGGCGGGCATGACGATCGGCGGCGACTTCAGCCACCAGGCCATGGAGGACGGCAAGGTCAAGGGCAAGTACGCGGTCGTGCCGCTGCCCGGCACCACGAAGGGCTCGATCGCCCCGGCCTTCGCGGGCGGCAACAACATCGGCGTACTGAAGAGCAGTTCGCACCGCACGCTGGCCGTCGACCTGATGAAGTCGCTGGCCGGCAAGGACACCCAGCGGCGGCTGTTCGACGCGATGGGCTTCCTGCCGACGTACGGCGACGTACGGGCCGAGGCGAAGAAGAAGCAGCCGTTCGTGGAGCCCTTCGTGCGGACGCTGGAGGCGGGCGCCAAGTTCGTCCCGGCCTCCCCGGCCTGGGGCGGCATCGACTCCTCGCTGGTGCTGCCGACGATGTACCAGGAGATCGTCAGCGGCCGCAAGGACGTCGCCACGGCATCCGGCGACGCGGCCAAGAAGATGAACGAGGCGTTCAAGAAGTGA
- a CDS encoding carbohydrate ABC transporter permease: MRPPSRHGSRWTPWLYLAPALVVLVGLLVYPIYQLGLISFLEYTQAQVSGGEPTSFKGLANYAELFGDGQFWQVLLATVVFAAACVLCTLLAGCSTAVLLTRIRAVPRLALMLAALGAWATPAITGSTVWVFLFDPDFGPVNRVLGLGDFSWTYGRYSAFALVLLEVVWCSFPFVMVTVYAGIRAIPGEVLEAAAMDGASQWRIWRSVMAPMLRPILVVVTIQSVIWDFKVFTQIYVMTNGGGIAGQNLVLNVYAYQKAFASSQYSLGSAIGIVMLLILLAVTLVYLRLLRRQGEEL; this comes from the coding sequence CTGCGGCCGCCGTCCCGGCACGGGAGCCGCTGGACCCCGTGGCTCTACCTCGCGCCCGCCCTGGTCGTCCTCGTCGGCCTGCTCGTCTACCCGATCTACCAGCTCGGCCTGATCTCGTTCCTCGAATACACCCAGGCCCAGGTCAGCGGCGGCGAACCGACCAGCTTCAAGGGCTTGGCGAACTACGCCGAACTGTTCGGCGACGGCCAGTTCTGGCAGGTGCTGCTGGCGACGGTGGTGTTCGCCGCGGCCTGCGTCCTGTGCACCCTGCTGGCCGGCTGCTCGACCGCCGTCCTGCTCACCCGCATCCGGGCGGTGCCCCGGCTGGCCCTGATGCTCGCCGCGCTCGGCGCCTGGGCCACCCCCGCCATCACCGGCTCCACCGTCTGGGTCTTCCTCTTCGACCCGGACTTCGGGCCGGTCAACCGGGTGCTGGGCCTCGGCGACTTCTCCTGGACCTACGGGCGCTACAGCGCCTTCGCGCTGGTCCTGCTGGAAGTCGTCTGGTGCTCGTTCCCGTTCGTGATGGTGACCGTCTACGCGGGCATCCGCGCCATCCCGGGCGAGGTCCTGGAGGCGGCCGCCATGGACGGCGCGTCGCAGTGGCGGATCTGGCGCTCGGTCATGGCGCCGATGCTGCGGCCGATCCTCGTCGTCGTCACCATCCAGTCCGTCATCTGGGACTTCAAGGTCTTCACCCAGATCTACGTCATGACCAACGGCGGCGGCATCGCCGGACAGAACCTCGTACTGAACGTGTACGCCTACCAGAAGGCGTTCGCCTCGTCCCAGTACAGCCTGGGCTCGGCGATCGGCATCGTGATGCTGCTGATCCTGCTGGCCGTCACGCTCGTCTACCTGCGCCTGCTGCGCCGACAAGGGGAAGAACTGTGA
- a CDS encoding carbohydrate ABC transporter permease, whose product MGTARTSVRRPRIRRPGRLAAEAGALLLAAAVAFPLYWMVLSAFKPAGEVQSTEPVPWTLHPSLDAFRRVFQQQDFGRYFLNSLFVAGVVVIASALIAFLAATAVTRFRFRFRTTLMIMFLVAQMVPVEALTIPLFFLMRDVGDAVPGIGLNTLGSLILPHLAFSLPFAIWMLRGFVRAVPEALEEAAYLDGASRARFLWQILFPLVFPGLVATSVFSFISTWNDFLFAKSFIISATENSTLPMALLVFFKPDENDWGGIMAASTVMTVPVLVFFVLVQRRLVSGLGGAVKD is encoded by the coding sequence GTGGGTACGGCCCGTACATCGGTCCGCAGGCCGCGGATACGGCGGCCCGGACGGCTGGCCGCCGAGGCGGGCGCGCTGCTGCTCGCCGCCGCCGTGGCCTTCCCCCTGTACTGGATGGTGCTGTCCGCCTTCAAACCGGCGGGCGAGGTGCAGTCCACCGAGCCGGTGCCCTGGACCCTGCACCCTTCCCTGGACGCCTTCCGGCGGGTCTTCCAGCAGCAGGACTTCGGCCGCTACTTCCTCAACAGCCTGTTCGTGGCGGGCGTCGTCGTCATCGCCTCCGCGCTGATCGCCTTCCTCGCGGCGACCGCCGTCACCCGCTTCCGCTTCCGGTTCCGCACGACGCTGATGATCATGTTCCTGGTTGCCCAGATGGTGCCGGTCGAAGCCCTGACCATCCCGCTGTTCTTCCTGATGCGGGACGTCGGCGACGCCGTACCCGGCATCGGCCTGAACACCCTCGGCTCGCTGATCCTGCCGCACCTCGCCTTCTCCCTCCCCTTCGCGATCTGGATGCTGCGCGGCTTCGTCCGGGCCGTGCCCGAGGCCCTGGAGGAGGCCGCCTACCTGGACGGCGCGTCACGCGCCCGCTTCCTGTGGCAGATCCTCTTCCCGCTCGTCTTCCCCGGGCTCGTCGCGACCAGCGTCTTCTCCTTCATCAGCACCTGGAACGACTTCCTCTTCGCCAAGTCCTTCATCATCAGCGCGACGGAGAACTCCACCCTCCCGATGGCGCTGCTGGTGTTCTTCAAACCGGACGAGAACGACTGGGGCGGGATCATGGCGGCCTCGACCGTGATGACCGTTCCCGTGCTGGTGTTCTTCGTGCTCGTACAGCGCAGGCTGGTGTCGGGCCTGGGCGGCGCGGTGAAGGACTGA
- a CDS encoding beta-N-acetylhexosaminidase, with amino-acid sequence MDDAATADHARTETDLIPQPRGTRPGEGAFLLGPETALDAGPGTEATAAWLRGTVGAATGLPLPPRTTGDRTTEDRTTGDGPDGGVIRLRIDEETTDALGPEGYRLTADSSGVTLLGGGAAGAFWGAQTLRQLLGADAYRRAPLRPGQRWSVPAVRIEDAPRFAWRGMMLDVARHFLPKDGVLRYIDLLAAHKLNVLHFHLTDDQGWRIEIRRHPRLTEAGAWRERTKLGHRASPLWDDRPHGGYYTQDDIREIVAYAAARHITVVPEIDIPGHSQAAIAAYPELGNADVIDTEALKPWDTWGVNPNILAPSDTTLRFYEGVLEEVLDLFPSQFVHIGGDECPKDQWRASPAAQARIKELGLADEDELQSWIIRHFDSWLGDRGRRLIGWDEILEGGLAPGAAVSSWRGYAGGIAAAQAGHDVVMCPEQQVYLDHRQDGGADEPVPIGYVRTLEDVYRFEPVPPQLTPDEAARVLGTQANVWTEVMENQQRLDYQVFPRLAAFAEVAWSRLPPPEDRDHAGFTRRMDAHYHRLDALGVDYRPPGGPFPWQRRPGLLGRPIEGSPPNV; translated from the coding sequence ATGGACGACGCAGCGACGGCGGACCACGCCCGTACGGAGACCGACCTGATACCTCAGCCACGCGGCACCCGGCCGGGGGAGGGCGCCTTCCTCCTGGGCCCGGAGACCGCACTGGACGCGGGCCCCGGTACGGAAGCCACCGCGGCCTGGCTGCGCGGCACCGTCGGCGCCGCGACCGGCCTGCCGCTCCCGCCCCGTACGACCGGGGACCGTACGACCGAGGACCGTACGACCGGGGACGGCCCTGACGGTGGCGTCATCCGCCTCCGCATCGACGAGGAGACCACCGACGCCCTCGGCCCCGAGGGCTACCGGCTCACGGCCGACAGCAGCGGCGTCACCCTCCTCGGCGGCGGCGCGGCCGGCGCGTTCTGGGGCGCGCAGACCCTGCGGCAGTTGCTCGGCGCCGACGCGTACCGCCGCGCGCCCCTGCGCCCCGGACAGCGCTGGTCCGTACCGGCCGTACGCATCGAGGACGCGCCCCGCTTCGCCTGGCGCGGCATGATGCTCGACGTCGCCCGCCACTTCCTGCCCAAGGACGGCGTGCTGCGCTACATCGACCTGCTCGCCGCGCACAAGCTCAACGTCCTGCACTTCCACCTCACCGACGACCAGGGCTGGCGGATCGAGATCCGGCGCCACCCGCGGCTCACCGAGGCGGGCGCCTGGCGGGAGCGCACCAAGCTCGGCCACCGGGCCTCGCCCCTGTGGGACGACCGGCCGCACGGCGGCTACTACACCCAGGACGACATCCGCGAGATCGTGGCCTACGCCGCCGCCCGGCACATCACCGTCGTCCCGGAGATCGACATCCCGGGGCACTCGCAGGCGGCCATCGCCGCGTACCCGGAACTGGGCAACGCCGACGTCATCGACACCGAAGCCCTCAAGCCCTGGGACACCTGGGGCGTCAACCCGAACATCCTGGCCCCCTCCGACACCACCCTCCGCTTCTACGAAGGGGTGCTGGAAGAAGTCCTCGACCTGTTCCCCTCCCAGTTCGTGCACATCGGCGGCGACGAGTGCCCCAAGGACCAGTGGCGCGCGTCGCCCGCCGCCCAGGCCCGCATCAAGGAACTGGGCCTGGCCGACGAGGACGAGCTGCAGAGCTGGATCATCCGGCACTTCGACAGTTGGCTCGGCGACCGCGGCCGCCGCCTGATCGGCTGGGACGAGATCCTGGAGGGCGGCCTCGCGCCGGGCGCCGCGGTCTCGTCCTGGCGCGGCTACGCGGGCGGCATCGCCGCCGCCCAGGCGGGCCACGACGTCGTCATGTGCCCCGAGCAGCAGGTCTACCTGGACCACCGGCAGGACGGCGGCGCCGACGAACCCGTACCGATCGGCTACGTACGGACGCTGGAGGACGTCTACCGCTTCGAGCCGGTGCCGCCGCAGCTCACGCCGGACGAGGCCGCCCGCGTCCTCGGCACCCAGGCCAACGTCTGGACCGAGGTGATGGAGAACCAGCAGCGCCTGGACTACCAGGTCTTCCCGCGGCTCGCCGCCTTCGCCGAGGTCGCCTGGTCGCGGCTGCCGCCGCCCGAGGACCGCGACCACGCCGGCTTCACCCGCCGGATGGACGCCCACTACCACCGCCTGGACGCCCTCGGCGTCGACTACCGTCCGCCCGGCGGCCCCTTCCCGTGGCAACGGCGCCCCGGGTTGCTCGGACGCCCGATCGAGGGGTCGCCCCCAAACGTGTGA
- a CDS encoding FAD binding domain-containing protein encodes MTTHAPQASQSVTLPASLDEAVAALAAMPAAVPVAGGTDLMAAVNSGLLRPAGLVGLGRISEIRGWQYQDGHALLGAGLTLARMGRPDFAALIPGLAAAARAAGPPQVRNAGTLGGNIVTSAPTGDTLPVLAALEANLVVAGPGGARREIPVSHLLAGREMLRPGELVGYVRVPLLHAPQTFLKATGRTGPGRATASVALVLDPARRGVRCAVGAVAAMPLRPLEAEQWVASIIDWDGERKLVPEALAAFGDYVAAACIPDPPPPQDGTEPQTLPPAALHLRRTVAALARRALGRALS; translated from the coding sequence TTGACCACGCACGCACCGCAGGCTTCGCAATCGGTGACGTTGCCGGCCTCGCTCGACGAGGCCGTGGCGGCGCTCGCCGCCATGCCCGCCGCCGTGCCCGTCGCGGGCGGTACGGACCTGATGGCCGCCGTCAACTCCGGGCTGCTGCGGCCCGCGGGACTGGTGGGCCTCGGCCGGATCAGCGAGATCCGCGGCTGGCAGTACCAGGACGGCCACGCCCTGCTCGGCGCGGGCCTGACCCTCGCCCGGATGGGCCGCCCCGACTTCGCCGCGCTCATCCCCGGCCTGGCCGCCGCCGCCCGCGCCGCCGGACCCCCGCAGGTACGCAACGCCGGCACCCTCGGCGGCAACATCGTCACCTCCGCGCCCACCGGCGACACCCTGCCGGTGCTCGCCGCCCTCGAAGCGAACCTCGTCGTCGCCGGCCCCGGCGGCGCCCGCCGCGAGATCCCCGTCAGCCACCTGCTGGCCGGCCGCGAGATGCTGCGCCCCGGCGAACTCGTCGGCTACGTACGGGTGCCGCTGCTGCACGCCCCGCAGACCTTCCTGAAGGCCACCGGCCGCACCGGCCCCGGCCGCGCCACCGCCTCCGTCGCGCTCGTCCTGGACCCGGCCCGGCGCGGCGTGCGCTGCGCGGTCGGCGCGGTGGCCGCCATGCCGCTGCGGCCCCTGGAGGCCGAGCAGTGGGTGGCCTCCATCATCGACTGGGACGGCGAACGCAAGCTGGTGCCCGAGGCGCTGGCCGCCTTCGGCGACTACGTGGCCGCCGCCTGCATCCCGGACCCGCCACCGCCGCAGGACGGCACGGAACCGCAGACCCTGCCGCCCGCCGCACTGCACCTGCGCCGTACGGTGGCGGCCCTGGCCCGCCGAGCACTTGGGAGGGCGCTCTCGTGA
- a CDS encoding xanthine dehydrogenase family protein molybdopterin-binding subunit → MTGTSEGAGAVTATPAAGDRSGGPADPPPHGLGVSLPSADAPAKTEGVFPYASDLWAEGLLWAAVLRSPYPSARILSIDTKQAVEMPGVRAVVTHADVPGDAGHGRGIPDRPVFAHDVVRHHGEPIAAVAADHPDTARLAAAAIAVEYDVLEPVTDPQLAFEAEPLHPDGNLIRHIPLHFGDPEVVGETIVEGLYRIGRQDPAPIGAEAGLAVPRPDGGVEIYTASTDPHTDRDLAAACFGLEPERVRVVVTGVPGATADREDPGMQLSLGLLALRTGCPVKLAATREESFLGHAHRHPTLLRYRHHADAEGKLVKVEAQILMDAGAYADTSAEALAAAVSFACGPYVVPHAFIEGWAVRTNNPPSGHLRGEGAMQVCAAYEGQMDKLAAKLGMDPAEIRLRNVLATGDLLPTGQTVTCPAPVAELLRAVKDEPLPELPKDTPEEDWLLPGGLEGAGEPSAVRRGVGYALGMVHMLGAEGTDEVSTATVKVSGSVATVLCAAVETGSGFSTLARQIVQETLGIDEVHVAPVDTDQPSAGRACHGRHTWVSGGAVERAAKMVRTQLLQPLAHKFGMSTELLQINDGKITSYDGVLSTTVAEALDGKELWATAQCRPHPTEPLDESGQGDAFVGLAFCAIRCVADVDIELGTIRVVEMSVAQDVGRVLNPRQLRARIEAGVTQGLGAALMENLRTTRGQIRHPDLTGYAMPTALDAPDIRIVKLVEERDVVAPFGAKPASAVPVVTSPAAVASAVRAATGRPIGRLPIRPQAAVAQQQ, encoded by the coding sequence ATGACCGGCACATCCGAGGGCGCCGGTGCCGTCACCGCGACGCCCGCCGCGGGCGACCGTTCCGGTGGACCCGCCGACCCGCCGCCGCACGGCCTCGGCGTCTCCCTCCCGTCCGCGGACGCGCCCGCCAAGACGGAAGGCGTCTTCCCGTACGCCTCCGACCTGTGGGCCGAGGGCCTGCTGTGGGCCGCGGTCCTGCGCTCCCCGTACCCCAGCGCCCGCATCCTCTCCATCGACACCAAGCAGGCCGTGGAGATGCCGGGCGTACGGGCCGTCGTCACGCACGCGGACGTGCCGGGCGACGCCGGACACGGTCGGGGCATCCCCGACCGGCCGGTCTTCGCGCACGACGTGGTCCGCCACCACGGCGAGCCGATCGCCGCCGTCGCCGCCGACCACCCCGACACGGCCCGGCTGGCGGCCGCGGCCATCGCCGTCGAGTACGACGTCCTGGAGCCGGTCACCGACCCCCAACTGGCCTTCGAGGCCGAGCCGCTGCACCCGGACGGCAACCTGATCCGGCACATCCCGCTGCACTTCGGCGACCCCGAGGTGGTGGGCGAGACCATCGTCGAGGGCCTGTACCGCATCGGCCGCCAGGACCCCGCGCCGATCGGCGCCGAGGCCGGGCTGGCGGTGCCGCGCCCGGACGGCGGCGTGGAGATCTACACCGCCTCCACGGACCCGCACACCGACCGCGACCTGGCCGCCGCCTGCTTCGGGCTGGAGCCGGAGCGGGTCCGCGTCGTCGTCACCGGCGTGCCCGGCGCCACCGCGGACCGCGAGGACCCCGGCATGCAGCTCTCCCTCGGGCTGCTCGCGCTGCGCACCGGCTGCCCGGTCAAACTGGCCGCCACCCGCGAGGAGTCCTTCCTCGGCCACGCCCACCGCCACCCCACCCTGCTGCGCTACCGCCACCACGCGGACGCCGAGGGCAAGCTGGTCAAGGTCGAGGCGCAGATCCTGATGGACGCGGGCGCGTACGCGGACACCTCCGCCGAGGCGCTGGCCGCCGCCGTGTCGTTCGCCTGCGGCCCGTACGTCGTCCCGCACGCCTTCATCGAGGGCTGGGCGGTCCGCACGAACAACCCGCCGTCCGGGCACCTGCGCGGCGAGGGCGCGATGCAGGTCTGCGCCGCGTACGAGGGGCAGATGGACAAGCTGGCCGCCAAGCTCGGCATGGATCCGGCCGAGATCCGGCTGCGCAACGTCCTGGCCACCGGCGACCTGCTGCCCACCGGCCAGACCGTCACCTGCCCCGCACCCGTCGCCGAACTGCTGCGCGCCGTCAAGGACGAGCCGCTGCCCGAACTCCCCAAGGACACCCCGGAGGAGGACTGGCTGCTGCCCGGCGGCCTGGAGGGCGCGGGCGAGCCGTCCGCGGTGCGCCGCGGCGTCGGCTACGCGCTCGGCATGGTCCACATGCTCGGCGCGGAGGGCACCGACGAGGTGTCCACCGCCACGGTCAAGGTCAGCGGCTCGGTCGCCACCGTGCTGTGCGCCGCCGTGGAGACCGGCTCCGGCTTCTCCACCCTGGCCCGGCAGATCGTCCAGGAAACCCTGGGCATCGACGAGGTGCACGTGGCCCCCGTCGACACCGACCAGCCGTCCGCCGGGCGCGCCTGCCACGGCCGCCACACCTGGGTCTCCGGCGGCGCCGTCGAACGCGCCGCCAAGATGGTGCGCACGCAGCTCCTCCAGCCCCTGGCCCACAAGTTCGGCATGTCCACCGAACTCCTCCAGATCAACGACGGCAAGATCACCTCGTACGACGGCGTCCTCAGCACCACCGTCGCCGAGGCCCTCGACGGCAAGGAACTCTGGGCCACCGCCCAGTGCCGCCCGCACCCCACCGAGCCCCTGGACGAGAGCGGCCAGGGCGACGCCTTCGTCGGCCTCGCCTTCTGCGCCATCCGCTGCGTCGCGGACGTCGACATCGAACTCGGCACCATCCGTGTGGTCGAGATGTCCGTCGCCCAGGACGTCGGCCGGGTCCTCAACCCGCGCCAGCTCCGCGCCCGCATCGAAGCCGGCGTCACCCAGGGCCTCGGCGCGGCCCTCATGGAAAACCTCCGCACCACCCGCGGCCAGATCCGCCACCCCGACCTGACCGGCTACGCGATGCCCACGGCCTTGGACGCCCCCGACATCCGCATCGTCAAACTGGTCGAGGAACGCGACGTGGTAGCCCCCTTCGGCGCCAAACCCGCCAGCGCCGTCCCGGTCGTCACCTCCCCGGCCGCCGTAGCCTCCGCCGTACGCGCCGCCACAGGCCGCCCGATAGGCCGCCTGCCGATCCGGCCGCAGGCGGCGGTGGCGCAGCAGCAGTAG
- a CDS encoding transcriptional regulator, translating into MHDRLWPRGELGLGGSLTVDRALTYSSSWDAAVTAVMELGRADVDRRMFLAGVPFTAVAGIGPSRDSLLSTLDQDHSRPGRRVNLEDVVAVRNMFGVFQKMDIFQGGGSGRRALTEYLNQHVFPLLKRTYTEDVRQALCEAASEQTYLAGWMAYDNGEHGVAQRFLIQSLRLAEESGDAALGAHVLAGMADQATLVGHPAEGRRLAQAGRHGLAKTTSNACLADLWTLEARALAVLGESKAAARAVDAAQTAYAKVDLAEEPEWAAFIDPAYLGGEWANAFRDMGRPDHAEEHAQASIRHAERQNRARRGAMSQAVVAVSHLQRNDLEAAHAAGVRTLNLAGQVKSSRCMEAVQDIQRRMVPFGKNSLVADFNERARSLVRAA; encoded by the coding sequence GTGCATGACCGGTTGTGGCCACGAGGCGAACTCGGCCTGGGAGGGTCACTCACCGTTGACCGGGCACTGACGTACAGCTCATCGTGGGACGCGGCAGTCACTGCTGTCATGGAGCTAGGAAGGGCAGACGTGGACAGGCGAATGTTTCTCGCAGGAGTCCCTTTCACAGCCGTCGCGGGTATCGGGCCGTCCCGCGATTCGCTGCTGAGTACGCTCGACCAAGACCATTCCCGGCCGGGCCGGCGGGTGAATCTCGAAGATGTTGTCGCGGTGCGGAACATGTTCGGCGTATTCCAGAAGATGGATATCTTCCAGGGTGGCGGATCCGGGCGTCGTGCCCTCACCGAGTACCTGAATCAGCACGTGTTCCCCCTGCTCAAGCGGACGTACACAGAGGACGTACGCCAAGCGCTCTGTGAAGCGGCCAGTGAGCAGACCTATTTGGCCGGGTGGATGGCCTACGACAACGGAGAACACGGCGTCGCGCAGCGGTTCCTGATCCAGTCGCTCCGGCTGGCGGAGGAGAGTGGTGACGCCGCTCTGGGCGCCCATGTGCTGGCGGGCATGGCCGACCAGGCCACGCTGGTGGGGCACCCTGCGGAGGGGCGTCGGCTGGCCCAGGCCGGGCGGCATGGCTTGGCGAAGACCACGTCGAACGCGTGCCTGGCTGATCTCTGGACGCTGGAGGCGCGCGCTCTCGCCGTCCTCGGGGAGTCCAAGGCCGCCGCTCGCGCGGTCGATGCGGCACAGACCGCGTACGCCAAGGTCGACTTGGCCGAGGAGCCCGAGTGGGCAGCCTTCATCGACCCGGCCTACCTCGGCGGGGAATGGGCCAACGCCTTCCGGGACATGGGGCGGCCCGACCATGCGGAGGAACACGCGCAGGCGTCGATTCGTCACGCGGAACGGCAGAACCGGGCCCGTCGCGGTGCGATGTCCCAAGCCGTGGTGGCGGTGTCCCATTTGCAGCGCAACGACCTCGAAGCAGCGCACGCCGCCGGTGTGCGGACGCTGAACCTGGCCGGCCAGGTGAAGTCGAGCCGATGCATGGAAGCCGTGCAGGACATCCAGCGGCGCATGGTCCCCTTCGGGAAGAACTCCCTCGTGGCCGATTTCAATGAGCGGGCCCGGTCGCTGGTCCGCGCCGCGTAG